AATAATCTGATGCATTGTCGAGGCCAAGTTGCTGGAGATAGGGAAAGATCCCTGAAAATGGTCTACCTGAAGCAAGTACTACGTGAATACCGTTGCTTTTGGCTTGTATAACCGCATCTTTGACTGCTGGGGTGATTTGGTGCTGAGAGTTGAGTAGAGTACCATCTAAATCAATTGCTACCAGTTTAATTGACATCAACGCCTCCGGTTAATGATGTTTTACTGAAGTACCTTACTCCATTTACATTAAATGTAAATTATCTAAATATGAAAAGTATTACTTAGCTAGATAATTCAAGTAGATAACTTTAATCATGAGTATGGCTCAAATGCAAAGGTTCTTTGACGTCTAAATCAATATCCCCATTTTGCCGAAAATCGAACGGGGTTATCCCATATTCTTTTCGGAACATATAGGTGAAATGTGATTGGGAACCAAACCCAAAGTCCAGCGCGATATCAAAAATGGATTGTTCGCTGTTTCTAAGCAGGTTAACCGCGCCCGCAAGACGACGTTGACGGATGTATTTACCCAACGAAATTCCAGTCACTTCTTTAAAAATTTTTTGCATATGCCATAACGAATAGCCTGAATAGGCAGCAAGTTCTTCTAAATGGATAACTCGACCTAAGTGTTCCTCAATCCATTTACTTAGAGCATAGACAAGTGCTAAATGATTATCTTGTGGCATCTCAATTAATTACTGAAGTTGTTGACTTGTGCATGTGAAATTTTGTTCAAAACAGCAATATTTTAGTTAACTCGATGAGTTAAAGCATTATTCCTCAATTTTGCTACTAAGAACAGTAGTAAAACATCTGCTATCCGAACCCAAAACATGAGCGTACTACTGGAACTGGGAAACTCACCATGAGCCTGTAGTAACTCAGACCCCAATTAGAAAAACATAATCGTAATATGCTGAGAAAATCAGCGTTAACAGCTTATGTATTAAAATGGAGTAGCTGAAGTATACACAACTTCGTTTGAACATGACAAAGGCTGGTTGTGCGGTATTAGCTGTAAATCGATGAAAAAAAAGCCAGTTAGGCAGTTTTTTTATTAATTAGTGTGAAAAGTGAGCATAAATACAAAAATTGCTATGAATCACGTATTTTCCTCAAATTTCCAAATAATGGTTACTGTAAAATTAAATATTAAAAAGTTATACATTAGTTACTAGGATGATGTTCTTTATCTTTGGATGCTGTGTAATTGTTTGAAAAATATATATAAATATTTTTTGTATTGAAGGAGAAATTGGTTGAAATACAAATTGGTCATCGCTATTTTTGCTGTGATAGCTTGTGTTTTTTTATATCTATTAGCGATGGATAGGTTGTGTGATCAAGGTGGTGAAAACTTTATATTTGGAATATGTCAAATAACTGACTTATTACCGTTTTGATTTTACCCTCTAATACGCCATACTGTGCTACTTCTGTTTTTTATCACAAACTATCAACTTTTAATCAGATAGGTTTGCTGATCCAGCAGGGAACATCTTTAAGTGGTGTTGTTAATAACAAAATTCAAATAAACTTGTATGCTTAACTCAATAAATAGAGATAACAAGCAAGTAATAGGATGATAAGGGTAAAGTTATGGCGCAAGAGCAGCAGACGCTAAAGCGTGGGTTAAAGAATAGGCATATCCAGTTGATTGCTTTAGGAGGAGCAGTTGGTACAGGGCTGTTTCTCGGTATCGCAACAACTATAAAGATGGCAGGCCCTTCGGTATTGTTAGGGTATGCATTATGTGGGTTTATTGCCTTTTTAATTATGCGTCAGCTGGGTGAAATGATTGTTCAAGAGCCTGTTGCCGGTTCATTTAGTCATTTTGCATTTAAGTACTGGGGTGGTTTCGCTGGTTTTCTATCAGGTTGGAACTATTGGTTTATGTTCATTCTTGTTGGAATGACCGAACTCACCGCCGCAGGTGAATATATGCGCCGCTGGTGGCCTGAATTGCCTATTTGGGTTTCCGCTGCGGTATTTTTTATTGCGGTTAATGCAGTTAACTTAGTCAACGTTCGCTCTTATGGTGAAACAGAATTTTGGTTTGCTCTCATCAAAGTGATCGCGGTTATTGCCATGATTATATTTGGCTGTTATTTGCTGTTTAGTGGCAAAGGTGGACCACAAGCGAGTATCACCAATTTATGGGAGCATGGTGGCTTTTTTGCCAATGATTTTATTGGGCTCTTAATGGCATTGGCGATTATTATGTTCTCTTTTGGTGGATTAGAATTGGTTGGGATCACCGCAGCAGAAGCAGAAGAGCCTGAAAAAAGCATCCCAAAAGCGATCAACCAAGTTGTTTATCGTATCCTTATTTTCTACATTGGCTCATTGACCGTACTGTTGGCACTTTATCCATGGGTTAACTTAGATGGCAAAACGAGTCCATTTGTCCTGATTTTCCATGAATTAGGTGACATGTTAGTGGCGAATGCGTTAAACGTCATTATTTTGATTGCCGCGCTTTCTGTCTATAACAGTGCTGCATACTGTACTAGCCGTATGTTATTCGGTTTAGCTCAACAACAAAATGCCCCGAAATTTCTTGCCAAAATCAACAAAGGTGGCGTACCGGTCATGGCATTAATTGTGTCAGGGATCGCAACATCTGGCGGTATTTTGATTAACTTTATCATGGAAGGTAAAGCATTTGAGTTACTGATGACATTGGTTGTGACCACGTTGGTGCTTAACTGGATCATGATCTGTATCTCTAACTTAAAATTTAGAGCAGAGATGAACAGACAAGGGATTGAAACTAAATTTAAAAGTATCTGGTATCCATTCGGCAACTACTTATGTTTAGCGTTTTTAGCGTTGATATTAATTATTATCTTAATGATGGATGGTTTAAGAATATCTGTGCTAATTATGCCAGTATGGATTGCTGTTCTGTGGGTTGGCTATCAGTTTTCAGGTGCGAAAAAACAAGAAAATGCGGATAAGAAAACGCAATTAACACAGTAACAATCAATAAAACGGCCGATGCGATAATCGTCATCGGCCATTTTTATTTAGCAAATAAAGTTAAGCAGTTACCACTGCCAACGCAGCCATGCAAATAACACGTTACCGTTATTATAAGTTCCTGGTATATAGGTTGCCTGCAACGATAGCTTGTCATACTCGACAGAAACCAGCGGTAGCGGTACTGGGATCGGAATATAATAATAATCATCCCTTGCGGTAACACTTAATGTGAAACCTGCACCCATTCTAAAACCATCTAATTCACCGGGTACCCACATCTTTTGGAAACCATAGCCGACAATTGGCTCCACTTTATTATGTGAGTCCATAAATGCCATGGCGTATAGTGCATGCCAATCATTATCTTCATCGTAGCGATACTTACCAAGCCCAAAGCCCCATGGATTTTCATTATAGCTATCAGTTTTTTCTTTATCGTAAGTAAAGCGGTTATGCCAGGTTAATACTGGGAGATACAGCTCATATTGATCTGAATCCCATGTGGTACTGACATTTCGGGTAAATTTATCCCATAGCCCCTCAGATGGCTGTTCTGTTGAGGTTGATGAAGCGGCGCAGACAGAAGAAGCAATCAAAAAGGAGGCTCCTACAGCTAGCTGCAATTTTTTGTTAACTCTCATTGTAAATCCGATTCAGGTTAATGCACGTCTTATGTTATAGGTTGAAATATTAATAGTGAGAATGAATATTATTTCTCACAAAACGTTATGCTTACTAATTATTTTAGATTACCTAGATGTGATATAACAGCACTAATTTAGTTTATCTAATAGTGGTGTTCGTCTTAATTGTATTGGTATTTGTATACAAGATATTGCATTTTTTGGCTGTGCTATGGCGATTAAGAGATAACGGCAGTAGTTTGTTATGAGAAAAAGTGCGATACTAATCAAGTAGTTTTGGCTCGGGGCGTCGATAAAGACTGAGAAGCACCCGTATTACCTGATCTGGATAATGCCAGCGTAGGGAAGTCGGAAGCGTCAATAATAACCCTTCCAATATGACCACTCCTTACTCTGTGCTTTAGGAGTGACATTTCATGAGAATCAATGCGTTAACCATTGCAGGAACCGACCCATCTGGTGGTGCGGGGATCCAAGCCGATTTGAAAACATTTTCTGCGCTCGGTGCCTATGGTACCAGTGTTATGACAGCATTGGTTGCGCAAAATACTCGCGGTGTGCAATCGGTACATAAACTCCCCGGTAGTTTTGTGGCTGCGCAACTTGAATCAGTGCTAAGTGACATCCGCATTGATAGTGCAAAAATAGGTATGCTATTTAATCAAGAAGTGATTTCTGTCGTCGTCGATGCCCTTAAGCAATATAGTATTCCCCATGTAGTATTAGATACCGTTATGGTTGCTAAAAGTGGTGATCCACTATTACTTCCAGATGCGGTAGATGCAATGAGACATGAGTTACTACCACTAGTATCGTTGATCACACCTAATTTACCTGAAGCAGCGGCCTTACTTGATGAGCCTGTAGCTAAGACAGAGAATGAAATGTTAAACCAAGGTCAGCGGCTACTTAAAATGGGGTGTAAGGCCGTATTAATGAAAGGCGGGCATCTAAGTGACGCACAGAGCCCTGATTGGCTAATTACTCCTAATGGAGAATGGCGTTTTACCTCCCCAAGAGTTAATACGCGGCACACTCATGGGACAGGATGTACCTTATCAGCAGCGCTTGCTGCATTAAGGCCTCGTTTTACTGACTGGTCAGCGACTATACCTGAAGCAAAAGCTTATTTACAGGCAGCATTAGAACAGGCGGATAGTTTAGAAGTCGGCTCAGGTATTGGCCCTGTGCACCATTTTCATGCATGGTGGTAAGTCATTAAAAGGCCCTTTGTGTTTGAGGGCCTTTTAAGTATTAATTAAGCGATAGTAACTTCTTTGCTGAGGTAAACATCTTGTACGGCATTAATCAGTGCCACACCTTCTTGCATCGACTTTTTAAATGCTTTACGACCTAAGATCAGACCCATACCACCTGCACGTTTATTGATAACAGCGGTACGTACCGATTCACTTAAATCATTTTGTCCTGCGGCTCCACCTGAGTTAATCAACCCAGCACGCCCCATATAGCAATTTGCTAATTGATAGCGAACGAGATCGATAGGGTTATCTGTGGTCAGTTTAGTGTAGACGCGTTCATCAGTATGACCAAACCCAATGGCTTTATAACCCCCGTTATTTTCAGCCATTTTCTGTTTTACAATATCAGCACCAATGGTTGCTGCGATATGGTTGGCTTGACCAGTTAAGTCCGCACTTGAATGATAGTCCACACCGTCTTTTTTAAATGCAGGATTACGTAAATAGGCCCATAACACGGTTACCATACCGAGTTCATGTGCGCGTTCAAATGCCGCAGAAATTTCTTCAATTTGGCGGCGTGATTCAATTGAACCGAAATAGATTGTCGCTCCAACGGCAACGGCACCCATTTCAAAGGCTTGTTCGACGCTGGCATACAATGTTTGATCATATTGAGCAGGGTAGCTTAGCGTTTCATTATGATTTAGCTTAACTAAAAATGGAATTTTATGTGCATAACGGCGTGAAACGGAAGCCAGTACACCATAAGTCGAAGCAACACAGTTACAGCCTGCTTCAATCGCTAATTCAACAATGTTTTTTGGATCGAAATAGAGAGGGTTTGCCGCAAATGATGCCGCCGCAGAATGCTCTACGCCTTGGTCTACAGGAAGGATAGAAAGATAGCCTGTACCTGCTAAGCGCCCATGATTAAACAGAGTTTGCATTGAGCGAAGAACACTATTGGGACGATTATTGTCGATCATAACACGGTCAACAAAGTCAGAACCCGGCAAGTAAATATTTTCACGAGGAATGGTTTGGCAACGGTGGTCTAAAAGAGTGGATGCTTCGGAACCTAACAGCTTGGCAATATCAGTCATGACTTCCTCCATTTAACAAAGTCTAAGGGATGTTAATCATTAAATTTAAGATAACAAGCCACATTGAGGCGGTAATCGGCAGTGGATCGCTTCAGGTAGTAATTCAAAGGTGAATGTTTCACCCGAAAGGGGCTCGCCATCTAAATTAAACACCATTTTATGCGGTGAAGAAATTTTTACCCAACAACTTGTTTTTTCAAT
This portion of the Providencia manganoxydans genome encodes:
- a CDS encoding helix-turn-helix domain-containing protein → MPQDNHLALVYALSKWIEEHLGRVIHLEELAAYSGYSLWHMQKIFKEVTGISLGKYIRQRRLAGAVNLLRNSEQSIFDIALDFGFGSQSHFTYMFRKEYGITPFDFRQNGDIDLDVKEPLHLSHTHD
- the mgrB gene encoding PhoP/PhoQ regulator MgrB, whose protein sequence is MDRLCDQGGENFIFGICQITDLLPF
- a CDS encoding amino acid permease, with product MAQEQQTLKRGLKNRHIQLIALGGAVGTGLFLGIATTIKMAGPSVLLGYALCGFIAFLIMRQLGEMIVQEPVAGSFSHFAFKYWGGFAGFLSGWNYWFMFILVGMTELTAAGEYMRRWWPELPIWVSAAVFFIAVNAVNLVNVRSYGETEFWFALIKVIAVIAMIIFGCYLLFSGKGGPQASITNLWEHGGFFANDFIGLLMALAIIMFSFGGLELVGITAAEAEEPEKSIPKAINQVVYRILIFYIGSLTVLLALYPWVNLDGKTSPFVLIFHELGDMLVANALNVIILIAALSVYNSAAYCTSRMLFGLAQQQNAPKFLAKINKGGVPVMALIVSGIATSGGILINFIMEGKAFELLMTLVVTTLVLNWIMICISNLKFRAEMNRQGIETKFKSIWYPFGNYLCLAFLALILIIILMMDGLRISVLIMPVWIAVLWVGYQFSGAKKQENADKKTQLTQ
- the pagP gene encoding lipid IV(A) palmitoyltransferase PagP, whose translation is MRVNKKLQLAVGASFLIASSVCAASSTSTEQPSEGLWDKFTRNVSTTWDSDQYELYLPVLTWHNRFTYDKEKTDSYNENPWGFGLGKYRYDEDNDWHALYAMAFMDSHNKVEPIVGYGFQKMWVPGELDGFRMGAGFTLSVTARDDYYYIPIPVPLPLVSVEYDKLSLQATYIPGTYNNGNVLFAWLRWQW
- the thiD gene encoding bifunctional hydroxymethylpyrimidine kinase/phosphomethylpyrimidine kinase; this encodes MRINALTIAGTDPSGGAGIQADLKTFSALGAYGTSVMTALVAQNTRGVQSVHKLPGSFVAAQLESVLSDIRIDSAKIGMLFNQEVISVVVDALKQYSIPHVVLDTVMVAKSGDPLLLPDAVDAMRHELLPLVSLITPNLPEAAALLDEPVAKTENEMLNQGQRLLKMGCKAVLMKGGHLSDAQSPDWLITPNGEWRFTSPRVNTRHTHGTGCTLSAALAALRPRFTDWSATIPEAKAYLQAALEQADSLEVGSGIGPVHHFHAWW
- the fbaB gene encoding class I fructose-bisphosphate aldolase; amino-acid sequence: MTDIAKLLGSEASTLLDHRCQTIPRENIYLPGSDFVDRVMIDNNRPNSVLRSMQTLFNHGRLAGTGYLSILPVDQGVEHSAAASFAANPLYFDPKNIVELAIEAGCNCVASTYGVLASVSRRYAHKIPFLVKLNHNETLSYPAQYDQTLYASVEQAFEMGAVAVGATIYFGSIESRRQIEEISAAFERAHELGMVTVLWAYLRNPAFKKDGVDYHSSADLTGQANHIAATIGADIVKQKMAENNGGYKAIGFGHTDERVYTKLTTDNPIDLVRYQLANCYMGRAGLINSGGAAGQNDLSESVRTAVINKRAGGMGLILGRKAFKKSMQEGVALINAVQDVYLSKEVTIA